A region of the Gemmatimonadaceae bacterium genome:
TGGAGGCAGGCGATTTCTCCGGGAGCGGCATCGACAGGTTACGCGTGGTTACGCGAGCCAGATCGAACAACAGCTCGCAGGCAGGGATATCGATATTGTTTTCTCTCCCGGCACAATTCCGATCGCTTCCTTTTCAGGCAAGGCGCCTGTGGTCTTCTGGACTGACGCGACGTTCGCACAAATGGTGGGACTCTACCCAGAGTTCGAGAACCTTGCTCCTGCCTCGATAAGAGCCGGCAACGAGCTGGAACACGCCGCGTTGACGTCATCCTCGCTCGCAATCTACGCCTCCGACTGGGCGGCGCGCTCCGCGTTGAATGACTACGGGGCAGATCCATCGAAAGTTCACGTGATTCCATTCGGCGCAAACATCGATTGTGATCGCAGTGCGGTTTCAGTTTCAGAAATTGTCAGAGCGCGCGGCCGCGATGTATGCAGACTGCTCTTCGTCGGCGTAGATTGGACCCGGAAGGGCGGAGACATTGCAATGGATCTCCTCACTACGCTTGCGGCGCGCGGGATTCCGGTAGAGCTCACAGTGGTGGGGTCAAGCCCCGTAGTCCCGGATCACCTGCATGACAAGGTTGTGGTTCGCGGCTACGTCGACAAGTCAACGACCATCGGCCGTCGGGAGCTCGACGGGCTTTTTGCGCGATCTCACTTTCTGGTCATGCCAAGCAGGGCTGAATGTTTTGGGATTGTCTTCTGCGAAGCGAGCTCGTTCGGCCTGCCGTCAATTGCATCTGATGTAGGTGGCATCCCTTCGGCAGTTTTGCACGGCCGCAGCGGGTATCTGTTCTCTCTCACCAGCCTGGTAGAGTCGGCGGCCTCGGAGATCACTGCATTGTGGAATGACCGTCAAAGGTACGAAGAGCTTTGTGCGACGACGTTTCGCGCTTTTGAGGAGCATCTGAACTGGGAGGTAGCGGGGGTCGCCTGCGTGAGCCGGCTGAATGCCCTGTTGCACACGGGAGATCGGGCCGAACTCCCGCTCGTGACGGTCATCACGGTTGTGTACAATGGCGCCCGGCACCTCGAGGAAACCATCCAGGCCGTCGCCGCGCAAACATATCCGAACATCGAGTACATCGTCGTTGATGGCGGATCGACCGATGGAACCGTTGAGATTCTGGAACGGTGCGATAACCTCATTGATCGCTGGATTAGCGAGCCTGACAGCGGGCTCTACGATGCGATGAACAAGGCGGTCGGCTTTGTCTCGGATATGTCGTCATACATCGTCTTCGCGCACGCTGATGACACACTCGCGGGTAGTGATGTGATCGAGCGCATCGTTGCACTGGGGAAGGGAGCCGACCTGATTTATGGCCGGATGCTATTCGTGGACGGCGAGACGTCGGGGGCCATGGGTCGCGCACTCGGGCTTTCTGATCTGTCGCGGGAGACACTCTGCCATCCCGCGACGTTCGTTCGTCGCCACGTATTCGATTCGGTCGGCCCGTTCGACACATCCTTCAGAATAGCGGCCGACCACGACCATATCGTCCGATGCTTCGCGCACCCGGTTTCGACGCGTTTCGCAGACGTCATCGTCACCAGGATGCGGATGAGAGGGCTCAGCGATAATCAGTTCGTGGTCTCGTGCCGGGAACGCAAGCGTGTAATTCGAAAACACTTTTCGGGCGTCGCTCGCCTGGCGGGCGTCGCGCAGGTAAATTTGTACGATATTCCACGCAACATTGCTCGTCATTTGCTCGACCGCGCCGGCCTGCTCGGCCACTGGCGAGCGTTGAAACGCCCGTAGCCGGCCCATGCTCCTCCATCTTTCGGTCATTGTCGCATCCTACAGGCGTGTGGGGCCGCTGGAGGTCTGCCTCGAAGACCTGGCGTCCCAGAAAACAGCGCGTGCTTTCGACGTTGTGCTTGTGCTTCAGGGATATCCTGACGGAGCGGTGGCCGGCCTTCGCACTCGTTTCGGGACCCGTCTTTCACTGCAAATTGCCGAATTCGCTGATGGACTCGGTACATCCCGCGCGCGTAACGCCGGGTTGGCAATGGCTCAGGGCGATGTCGTCGCATTTCTCGACGATGATGTGAGACTTCCCGCTACGTGGGTGGAGGCCATGCTCGATTTTTACGATGATCCGACAATAGGCGGCGTTGGTGGATTCGTTGATCATCCCGGTCACTACAATCCCGCGCGGAACGCGGCCTATCGTGTGCTCGGTCTCACGTCAGATCGCTACCGGATCGACTGGGGCGGGTTCAATGTCGGCCCGGCAAGCCATCCCGCAGCAGACCAGCCGGCAGCCTGGCTCAGCGGGGGCAACATGTCGTTCAGACGCGAGGCAGTCGAGGCGGTTGGGGGGTTCGATGAGGCCCTGGGTAGTTTCTGGCATGAGGACGTCGACATTGCGCACAGAGTAGCAAGGTCGGGATGGAAGATGATCTCGTCCCGGAAAATGGCGATAGAACATTATCCGAGCACCGTCAATCGTCCTCCGCTGCACACACAGATGCGGGAGCGCGAGCGATCGCGAGTGTTGTTCGTCTGGAAGGCCATTGGCGACCGACCGCTCTGGCGCGCTCGGTATGCGGCGAGGTTGCTGCTGCACGCCGCCGCAATGGGTGTGGTTGGTCTGGTGAAGAGAGACCTTCGCATTCCCGCGAATGTCGTGCGGGGTGGCTGGGAGGGTTATCGCGGGCTCGATGCAGCGCGTGGCGCCAGCGAGGCCCGCAACATCGCGGTGGGACGCAATACCGGCGGCGCGTTAAAGGGGAAAGCGCCCTGAAACCGATGATAACCATAGTCATCCCCACTCGTAACCGGATCAAGGCGTTGGAGGCAGTATGGCCTTCGTACCTGGTGCATCCGGGCGTTTCCAGGATCGTGGTTGTCGACGACGGCTCAACAGATGGTACGGAGCAGCGCGTTCGCGAGCTCGCAAATCACACCGAAGTTCCAGTGACGATTGTCCGTCACGACAATCAACGGGGTCAGCCCCATTCCCGCAGATCGGGGATCGCCGTTGCCGATACGGAATGGGTTCTTTTCGGAGAAGACGATGTGTGGCTTGCCACCGACTATTGCGCCGTGCTGTTGCGCGATGCGCGCTTACTCGACGCCTCAATCATTGCCGGACGCCTCGTGACGGCCCGGATAAGCGGCGACTTCAACGCTTCGCAGTTGCTCGACCCTCCCCCAGCCAGGCAATTTTCTGGATCGGTGTTCGATTTTGAGTTGATGGACGCCGATTTCTCTGTGACGACCGCGGCGCCGGTACCTGCGCCGTTTCTCCACTCGATAGCGCTGATACGAAGGGACGTTTTTTCGCAGGTGACTTTCGACACGTGGTACGCCGGAAACTCGTGGCGCGAGGAAACAGACTTCTATCTGGCGGCGAACGCGTGCGGCGCCAGGGCTTTCTTCTCGCCGAACACGGTCTGCTTCCATTTGCGTGGTCCAATCTCGGCGACAGGCGGGCATCGCATGAATCGTCTGTTATTCGAATATCGCGCATGGCGTAACACCCGGCATCTGGTTTCCAAGCACTGGAAGTACCTGGAACGCAGCCACGGCCTGCGGGGTTCGCCAACGAGCTGGATGCTTCGCTACTATGCGCGTCGCCAGATCGGCCAGCTCCGCCGCGTCGTTACGGACGGTATCCGATCCACGTATGATGGATAGCATCATGAACGCGCCCGCGGAGCGTTTCCCGGAATCTTCCGGGATACTTCTCGGTAGCGCGCTTTGCCTGCATCTGGCAGCGATCGTTTACCTCCCATTTGGGGAGCGTCTCGAAGCAGCGACCTGTTTCGTTGTCGGACAATTCCTGGCGGCGATGGGGCTTCTCCGGCTGTTCAACGGGCGGTGGGTGTTTCAGGACATTAGGATTTTTTTTGCGCTCTTTCTTTTTCTCTATGGCGCAACCCTGCCGCTTGCAGCGCTGTTTGGAGTTGGCGGCGAAACCGGTGGAATGGCGAATGCCGCATTCGCCTATGGAACTGCTTTTCTGGGTTTCAACCTGGTGCAGTGGTGGTATCGCGTGCCGTGGCGGGATGTCTCGGCCGGGAGCATGGCGAGGATACGCCCAACGTTTTCCAATGCCGTGGTGATGCTCATCGCATTCATTCTGATAGGCTTCTACGCACGGTCGGGCGGCGCGCAACTTGGATTGGTATTGAACCGACGGGACGGTGGCGCCTCGATTGGGACGCAGCTCTGGGTAGTCATGATGTTTCTGGTGAACGGTTTCGTGATGTATCTGATGGTTGGGTGGCCAGCGCTGACGGCAAGGGCCCGCTGGATTGTAATTGCGTCGGTAGGATCGTTTGTGCTCTTCCTGTTATCGATTGGAACCCGTCGGGACTTCCTGCCGATGTTCGTCTTTCTGGCCGGGGTCGTCGCCACGCGGCGTCGGGCTGTGATCCGCGCCGGCACGGTGGTGGTCGGGTTCGTTGCGTTCACTGCAATGACTGCAATCGGCATCTTCCGGCAGATATCGGATAACCCGGCGATTCTGGCGAGATTCAACCCGGTCGAGCTGCTCGTCACGCAGAGCGAATTTGTGTCGCCGATTCAGACGTTGATGCATTACACGATCGTCGACCGGCCGTTGCGCTGGGGACTGACCTATCTTTCGGCGCCATCGCTGTTTCTCCCGCGTGCATTCTGGCCTGAGAAGCCGGAGAGTCTGTCCCTTCAATTCATGAGGGATGCCTTCGCGTCGGTTGGTCTGATGGGTTTCGCGTATACCCCCGTAACCGAAGCGTTTCTGAATTTTGGCTGGCCGGGCCCGTTCATTGTTTTCGCGATTCTGTCGATCTTCCTGATGAAGCTCGTCCGAAACGCTGAGCTGTACCCCGGACTTTATTTTATTGTTTTTGCCTATACGCTCGACTTCAACCGCGGTGACTTCGGAGGGATCTTCTATTCCCTGGTGGTTGTCGGTACCGCATACAAACTGATGCAGCTCGTCTCACGGCTTCGCTGGGCCCCCCACGCACTTCGCCAGGTGTGGCCTGCCCCCGACAGGTCACTTCGCGCCCCCGCGTCTGGCTTGCTTGCGCGATGATTATTGCGCTCAACTTGTTGTACCTCATTCCCGGGGTGGTTGGCGGGACCGAAACGTACGCGCGGGCGCTGATCCACGCGCTTGCCGAGGAAGATACGGAAAACGAATACGTAGTTTTTCTCAACAGGGAATCGGCCGATCTCGATGTGACGCCTGGCCGGAACTTTCGCCGGGTTGTCTGTCCCTTCATCGCTCATCGGCGCGCGGTGCGCTATGCGTGGGAGCAGGCGGCGCTCCCGCTGCAGCTGATGAAGGCGAAGCCGGACCTGGTTCACAATATGGGCTACGTCGGCCCGCTTGCGGCCCGCTGTCCTCAGGTCGTAACGGTGCACGACCTGAACTATCTGGGACATCAGGGCAGGAGAACCGCCCTCGGTCGCCGGGCGTTTCAATTCTTCGTCGAGACCAGTATCTGGCGCGCGGATCGCGTGATTACCATCTCGAAGTTTTCGCGCGATGAGATTGTGCGGCACCTGCATGTCCGAACTGAAAAAATCACGGTTGTACATTCGGCTGGGCGGGAACCAGCCGATGTCCAACCGGGCGAATCGATAGAGATAAGCGAAGCCGTCCGAAGCGTAACCCGCCCATTCGTAATGGCGTTCAGCAGCCTCAGCGCCCACAAGAATATTCCGCGTCTTATTTCTGCGTTTGCCAGAATATCCGGCGAGATTCCGCATTCACTGCTGCTGGTTGGCCACCTGCCGGAGAAGGCAGAAATACGGGCGGAGATTGAGCGGGCTGGAAGCGATCGCATCCGATTCACCGGGTATCTGCCCGACGAGGACGTGAGGGCGCTGATGCACGACACCTCGCTATTCGTGTTTCCGTCGGTGTACGAGGGGTTTGGCTTGCCCGTGCTCGATGCGCAGCATGCGGGCGTTCCAGTAGCATGTTCGTCGGCCGCCGCACTGCCGGAAGTCGCGGGAGAAGGCGCACTGCTGTTCGATCCCTTTTCCGTTGACGACATGGCGAATGCTCTCAAACAGTGTCTTGTTGACATGGATCTTCGAGAGCGATTGCTCGTGCGCGGTCACGAGAACGCGCGTCGTTTCTCATGGGCACGTGCAGCACGGGAAACGCTGGATGTTTACGGCTCCGTCACGCAGTGATGGCGTCAGGCCGAACCTTTCTGTTTCTGAGCCAGACCTATGTGCCCGACCCGGCCGCCGTCGGGCAGCACATGGCAGATGCTGCCGAGGAGCTGGCGCGGCGGGGCCATCGGGTTGTGGTCTATACTGCAGACCGGGGGTACGACGACCCCTCGGTCACCTATCCGCGCCGCGAGCACTTCAATGGCGTCGATATTCGCAGAATCCCGTTTTCCTCGTTCGGAAAAAGTTCGATTGCCATCCGCCTCGCCGGCGGCGTTCTGTTCGTGATGCAGGCGGTCGCACGGTCGGTTTCGCTGCGCGGCGTGGACGCAGTCGTAGTCAGCACTTCGCCACCCGTTGCCACGCTCGGTGCAGTAGTGATGGGCGCAATTCACCGGGCTAGCCTCAAATACTGGGTGATGGACGTCAATCCCGATCAGATTGTTGCCCTGGGCATGGCAAACCCCGAGTCGTTTCCGGTGAAAATGTTCGACTGGATGAACAGGGTCGTCCTGCGACGGGCGTCGGATGTAATTGTCCTGGACCGGCTCATGGCCGAGCGAATCAATCGCAAGGTGGATGTCACCGCCAAAATCACCACTCTTCCACCGTGGCCGGCGGAAGACCCGCAGGCGTTGATTGCGCATGGGGACAATCCGTTCAGGCGCGCTCATAAACTGGCCAGTCGCACTGTCATCATGTACAGCGGGAACCACGGACCGTCCAATCCGGTGACAACGATCCTCGCCGCTGCGCGGAGACTGACGGATGAACAGCGGCTGGTCTTCGTTTTCATCGGAGGCGGCGTGGGCAAGCGCGAGATCGACGACGCTGCGCTCCCGAATGTCGTCTCGCTGCCCTACCAGCCGCAGAGCGAGCTGAGACACTCACTGTCGGCCGCGGATGTGCATGTCGTTACCGTCGGCGACGCGATCCCGGGAATCGTGCACCCCAGCAAGGTTTACGGTGCAATGGCCGTAGGCCGGCCAATTCTTCTCGTTGGACCAGACGAGAATCATGTGGCAGACATTCTTGCGAGCGCCGATGTCGGCTGGCACGTACGGCATGGGGATGTCGACGGCGCCGTACGGGTTCTCAAGGATATCGTTGCGCTTGACCCATCCCGCCTGAGCGAAATGGGGAACCGGGCCAGGGCGGAAATCGAGGCGAGTGGGGGAAAGTCGGGTGCCTGCTCCCGCCTTTGCGATGTATTGGAGCGCGGTGTTTGACTGATATTCAGGGAGCCCGGCGCAGAATCGTCGTGACCGGTGCAAACGGGTTTATTGGCCGGGATACCTGCGAGTCGCTGATGCAGGGTGGACACCGTGTGGTTGGCATGACCCGGTCAGGAGCCCCGATCCCGGTTGCGGGCATAGAAACCATATTTGCTCGCGATATCATGGACGGCGAGGCGATCCACAAAGCCATGCGCGGAGCGTCCACGGTCGTCCATCTGGCGGCCCGGGTACATGCTGCGGCGGCAGGTCCGGACGATCCCGCCTCCGAGTGCATGCGGATCAACGTGGAGGGTACGAGGCTTGTCCTCGAGTCGGCCCTTGCGGCTGGAGTTCGCGAATTCATCTTCATCAGCTCGGTCAAGGCCGTCGCTTCGGAGAGCAGCGCCATGCTGACGACGGAGACCCCGCCTCAGCCCACTGACGCATACGGCCAGAGCAAGCTCGAGGCAGAACGCCTGGTTCGTACCCTGGCTTTGCGAAACGAAATGCATGCCCCGATTCTCCGTCTTCCCCTG
Encoded here:
- a CDS encoding glycosyltransferase, producing the protein MKLAYVTTYDAHDASQWSGTGARMAKALEGQGVDVTYVGPLADPAGAQLAARRLWHRLAGGRRFLRERHRQVTRGYASQIEQQLAGRDIDIVFSPGTIPIASFSGKAPVVFWTDATFAQMVGLYPEFENLAPASIRAGNELEHAALTSSSLAIYASDWAARSALNDYGADPSKVHVIPFGANIDCDRSAVSVSEIVRARGRDVCRLLFVGVDWTRKGGDIAMDLLTTLAARGIPVELTVVGSSPVVPDHLHDKVVVRGYVDKSTTIGRRELDGLFARSHFLVMPSRAECFGIVFCEASSFGLPSIASDVGGIPSAVLHGRSGYLFSLTSLVESAASEITALWNDRQRYEELCATTFRAFEEHLNWEVAGVACVSRLNALLHTGDRAELPLVTVITVVYNGARHLEETIQAVAAQTYPNIEYIVVDGGSTDGTVEILERCDNLIDRWISEPDSGLYDAMNKAVGFVSDMSSYIVFAHADDTLAGSDVIERIVALGKGADLIYGRMLFVDGETSGAMGRALGLSDLSRETLCHPATFVRRHVFDSVGPFDTSFRIAADHDHIVRCFAHPVSTRFADVIVTRMRMRGLSDNQFVVSCRERKRVIRKHFSGVARLAGVAQVNLYDIPRNIARHLLDRAGLLGHWRALKRP
- a CDS encoding NAD-dependent epimerase/dehydratase family protein; the protein is MTDIQGARRRIVVTGANGFIGRDTCESLMQGGHRVVGMTRSGAPIPVAGIETIFARDIMDGEAIHKAMRGASTVVHLAARVHAAAAGPDDPASECMRINVEGTRLVLESALAAGVREFIFISSVKAVASESSAMLTTETPPQPTDAYGQSKLEAERLVRTLALRNEMHAPILRLPLVYGPGIKANMLRLFKAVDYGIPLPFKRIANRRSFAHVRNVSAAIEAVMLAPRAAHETFYVSDEYDLSTPELLRAVATALGKNARLVPVPSVFMRGAGRVGDLLSRFVPAHLTTESIAALTGSLFVDTSNLREMTGFRAPMTVDEGMAQTARWYRARARAGN
- a CDS encoding glycosyltransferase family 2 protein; translation: MLLHLSVIVASYRRVGPLEVCLEDLASQKTARAFDVVLVLQGYPDGAVAGLRTRFGTRLSLQIAEFADGLGTSRARNAGLAMAQGDVVAFLDDDVRLPATWVEAMLDFYDDPTIGGVGGFVDHPGHYNPARNAAYRVLGLTSDRYRIDWGGFNVGPASHPAADQPAAWLSGGNMSFRREAVEAVGGFDEALGSFWHEDVDIAHRVARSGWKMISSRKMAIEHYPSTVNRPPLHTQMRERERSRVLFVWKAIGDRPLWRARYAARLLLHAAAMGVVGLVKRDLRIPANVVRGGWEGYRGLDAARGASEARNIAVGRNTGGALKGKAP
- a CDS encoding glycosyltransferase family 4 protein, yielding MASGRTFLFLSQTYVPDPAAVGQHMADAAEELARRGHRVVVYTADRGYDDPSVTYPRREHFNGVDIRRIPFSSFGKSSIAIRLAGGVLFVMQAVARSVSLRGVDAVVVSTSPPVATLGAVVMGAIHRASLKYWVMDVNPDQIVALGMANPESFPVKMFDWMNRVVLRRASDVIVLDRLMAERINRKVDVTAKITTLPPWPAEDPQALIAHGDNPFRRAHKLASRTVIMYSGNHGPSNPVTTILAAARRLTDEQRLVFVFIGGGVGKREIDDAALPNVVSLPYQPQSELRHSLSAADVHVVTVGDAIPGIVHPSKVYGAMAVGRPILLVGPDENHVADILASADVGWHVRHGDVDGAVRVLKDIVALDPSRLSEMGNRARAEIEASGGKSGACSRLCDVLERGV
- a CDS encoding glycosyltransferase family 1 protein, whose amino-acid sequence is MIIALNLLYLIPGVVGGTETYARALIHALAEEDTENEYVVFLNRESADLDVTPGRNFRRVVCPFIAHRRAVRYAWEQAALPLQLMKAKPDLVHNMGYVGPLAARCPQVVTVHDLNYLGHQGRRTALGRRAFQFFVETSIWRADRVITISKFSRDEIVRHLHVRTEKITVVHSAGREPADVQPGESIEISEAVRSVTRPFVMAFSSLSAHKNIPRLISAFARISGEIPHSLLLVGHLPEKAEIRAEIERAGSDRIRFTGYLPDEDVRALMHDTSLFVFPSVYEGFGLPVLDAQHAGVPVACSSAAALPEVAGEGALLFDPFSVDDMANALKQCLVDMDLRERLLVRGHENARRFSWARAARETLDVYGSVTQ
- a CDS encoding glycosyltransferase family 2 protein, which produces MITIVIPTRNRIKALEAVWPSYLVHPGVSRIVVVDDGSTDGTEQRVRELANHTEVPVTIVRHDNQRGQPHSRRSGIAVADTEWVLFGEDDVWLATDYCAVLLRDARLLDASIIAGRLVTARISGDFNASQLLDPPPARQFSGSVFDFELMDADFSVTTAAPVPAPFLHSIALIRRDVFSQVTFDTWYAGNSWREETDFYLAANACGARAFFSPNTVCFHLRGPISATGGHRMNRLLFEYRAWRNTRHLVSKHWKYLERSHGLRGSPTSWMLRYYARRQIGQLRRVVTDGIRSTYDG